The following are encoded in a window of Kitasatospora sp. NBC_01250 genomic DNA:
- a CDS encoding TetR/AcrR family transcriptional regulator → MAEHRQLQRAALLDAARELLTEGGMEALTFPALAARTGLARSSVYEYFRSRAAVVEQLCEVDFPLWAAEIEAGMAACDSADEQLAAYIRGQLVLAGDPRHRAIVALSAAELDEAARNRIRVAHAGLVGLVVEALSALGHQDPRLAATLLQGVVESAVKYSEGRSAAERELIADTAVALALRGLATTPAN, encoded by the coding sequence CTGGCCGAGCACCGCCAACTGCAGCGTGCCGCCCTCCTGGACGCCGCCCGCGAGCTCCTGACCGAAGGCGGGATGGAAGCGCTCACCTTCCCGGCCCTGGCCGCCAGGACCGGGCTGGCCCGTTCGTCGGTGTACGAGTACTTCCGATCGCGGGCCGCCGTGGTGGAGCAGCTCTGCGAGGTGGACTTCCCGCTCTGGGCGGCGGAGATCGAGGCCGGGATGGCCGCCTGCGACAGTGCGGACGAGCAGCTGGCCGCGTACATCCGCGGTCAGCTCGTGCTGGCCGGCGATCCGCGGCACCGGGCCATCGTGGCGCTCTCCGCCGCGGAGCTGGACGAGGCCGCGCGCAACCGGATCCGGGTCGCCCACGCAGGGCTGGTCGGGCTGGTGGTGGAGGCCCTGAGCGCGCTGGGCCACCAGGATCCGCGGCTGGCAGCGACCCTGCTCCAGGGTGTGGTGGAGTCGGCGGTCAAGTACTCGGAGGGCCGGTCCGCCGCCGAGCGCGAGTTGATCGCCGACACCGCCGTGGCACTGGCCCTGCGCGGCCTGGCCACCACGCCCGCGAACTGA
- the rpsB gene encoding 30S ribosomal protein S2 translates to MAVVTMRELLESGVHFGHQTRRWNPKMKRFIFTERNGIYIIDLLQSLNYIDRAFEFVKETVAHGGSVLFVGTKKQAQEAIAEQATRVGMPYVNQRWLGGMLTNFSTVYKRLQRLKELGELDFSDVAGSGLTKKELLVLQREHDKLEKTLGGIRDMQRVPSAVWIVDTKKEHIAVGEARKLNIPVVAILDTNCDPDEVDYKIPGNDDAIRSVTLLTRVIADAVAEGLKARAGVAKGDVKAEPGADQPLADWEQDLLATGDKKADEAPVAESAEAPAAEAPAAEAPAAEAPAAEAEQA, encoded by the coding sequence ATGGCCGTCGTCACGATGCGGGAGCTGCTGGAGAGCGGCGTCCACTTCGGTCACCAGACCCGTCGTTGGAACCCGAAGATGAAGCGTTTCATCTTCACGGAGCGCAACGGCATCTACATCATCGACCTGCTGCAGTCGCTGAACTACATCGACCGCGCGTTCGAGTTCGTCAAGGAGACCGTTGCCCACGGCGGCAGCGTCCTCTTCGTCGGCACCAAGAAGCAGGCCCAGGAGGCCATCGCCGAGCAGGCCACTCGCGTGGGCATGCCCTACGTGAACCAGCGCTGGCTCGGCGGCATGCTGACCAACTTCTCCACCGTCTACAAGCGTCTGCAGCGCCTCAAGGAGCTCGGCGAGCTGGACTTCTCGGACGTGGCCGGCTCCGGCCTGACCAAGAAGGAGCTCCTGGTCCTCCAGCGCGAGCACGACAAGCTGGAGAAGACCCTCGGCGGTATCCGCGACATGCAGCGCGTCCCCAGCGCTGTCTGGATCGTGGACACCAAGAAGGAGCACATCGCGGTCGGCGAGGCCCGGAAGCTCAACATCCCGGTCGTCGCGATCCTCGACACCAACTGCGACCCCGACGAGGTCGACTACAAGATCCCGGGTAACGACGACGCGATCCGCTCCGTCACCCTGCTCACCCGTGTGATCGCCGACGCCGTCGCCGAGGGCCTCAAGGCCCGTGCCGGTGTCGCCAAGGGCGACGTCAAGGCCGAGCCGGGCGCCGACCAGCCGCTGGCCGACTGGGAGCAGGACCTCCTGGCGACCGGTGACAAGAAGGCCGACGAGGCCCCCGTCGCCGAGTCCGCTGAGGCTCCCGCTGCCGAGGCCCCCGCCGCTGAGGCCCCCGCTGCCGAGGCTCCGGCCGCCGAGGCCGAGCAGGCCTGA
- the tsf gene encoding translation elongation factor Ts, with the protein MANISAADVKKLRELTGAGMMDCKKALDEAEGDVEKALELIRIKGLKGVAKREGRTAENGAVVALIAEDAKSGVLVELKCETDFVAKSDKFVAVADAIAAHLAKAAPADLEAALASEIEAGKTVQQFVDEANANLGEKIVLDRFAQFADGFVAVYLHRTSPDLPPQVGVLVELDKENTEVAKDVAQHIAAFAPKFLSREDIPAEVLENERRVAEATAREEGKPEAALSKIVEGRVTGFVKENSVLEQAFAKDNKKSVAKVLEENGVALKRFARFRVGA; encoded by the coding sequence ATGGCGAACATCTCCGCCGCGGACGTCAAGAAGCTCCGTGAGCTCACCGGCGCCGGCATGATGGACTGCAAGAAGGCTCTCGACGAGGCCGAGGGCGACGTCGAGAAGGCTCTTGAGCTCATCCGCATCAAGGGCCTCAAGGGTGTCGCGAAGCGTGAGGGCCGCACCGCCGAGAACGGCGCCGTCGTTGCCCTGATCGCCGAGGACGCCAAGTCCGGCGTGCTGGTCGAGCTCAAGTGCGAGACCGACTTCGTCGCCAAGAGCGACAAGTTCGTCGCGGTCGCCGACGCGATCGCCGCGCACCTCGCCAAGGCCGCCCCGGCCGACCTGGAGGCCGCCCTGGCTTCCGAGATCGAGGCCGGCAAGACCGTCCAGCAGTTCGTGGACGAGGCCAACGCGAACCTGGGCGAGAAGATCGTCCTGGACCGCTTCGCCCAGTTCGCCGACGGCTTCGTCGCGGTCTACCTGCACCGCACCTCGCCCGACCTGCCGCCGCAGGTCGGCGTCCTGGTCGAGCTCGACAAGGAGAACACCGAGGTCGCCAAGGACGTCGCGCAGCACATCGCGGCCTTCGCGCCGAAGTTCCTCTCCCGCGAGGACATCCCGGCCGAGGTGCTCGAGAACGAGCGCCGCGTCGCCGAGGCCACCGCTCGCGAGGAGGGCAAGCCCGAGGCCGCCCTGTCGAAGATCGTCGAGGGTCGCGTCACCGGCTTCGTCAAGGAGAACTCCGTCCTGGAGCAGGCCTTCGCGAAGGACAACAAGAAGTCCGTCGCCAAGGTCCTCGAGGAGAACGGCGTCGCCCTCAAGCGCTTCGCCCGCTTCCGCGTCGGCGCCTGA
- the pyrH gene encoding UMP kinase, protein MQKTQESAQDGARRRVLLKLSGEAFAGGGGLGVDPDVVHKIAREIATVVRQGTEVAVVIGGGNFFRGAELQVRGMDRARSDYMGMLGTVMNCLALQDFLMKEGIETRVQTAITMGQVAEPYLPLRAVRHLEKGRVVIFGAGMGMPYFSTDTTAVQRALEIHAEVLLMGKNGVDGVYDSDPKTNPDAVRFDALEYSEVISRDLKVADLTAITLCKDNGLPILVFELLAEGNIARAVKSEKIGTLISQDSVRA, encoded by the coding sequence ATGCAGAAGACGCAGGAGTCCGCGCAGGACGGCGCCCGCCGTCGTGTTCTGCTCAAGCTGTCCGGTGAGGCGTTCGCCGGCGGAGGCGGCCTCGGCGTCGACCCCGACGTCGTCCACAAGATCGCCCGTGAGATCGCCACGGTCGTCCGGCAGGGCACCGAGGTCGCGGTGGTCATCGGCGGGGGCAACTTCTTCCGTGGCGCGGAGTTGCAGGTCCGGGGCATGGACCGGGCCCGTTCCGACTACATGGGCATGCTCGGCACGGTGATGAACTGCCTGGCGCTCCAGGACTTCCTGATGAAGGAAGGGATCGAGACCCGGGTCCAGACCGCGATCACGATGGGACAGGTCGCCGAGCCGTACCTGCCGCTGCGCGCCGTCCGGCACCTGGAGAAGGGCCGCGTGGTGATCTTCGGAGCGGGTATGGGCATGCCGTACTTCTCCACCGACACCACCGCCGTGCAGCGTGCCCTGGAGATCCACGCCGAGGTGCTGCTGATGGGCAAGAACGGCGTCGACGGTGTCTACGACTCCGACCCCAAGACCAACCCGGACGCGGTGCGCTTCGACGCCCTGGAGTACTCCGAGGTCATCTCGCGCGACCTCAAGGTCGCCGACCTCACCGCGATCACCCTGTGCAAGGACAACGGCCTGCCGATCCTGGTCTTCGAGCTGCTCGCGGAGGGCAATATCGCTCGCGCGGTGAAGAGTGAGAAGATCGGCACACTCATCAGCCAGGATTCCGTCCGGGCCTGA
- the frr gene encoding ribosome recycling factor, which produces MIEEILLEAEEKMEKTVTVAKDDFAAIRTGRAHPAMFAKIVADYYGAPTPINQLASFAVPEPRMAVVTPFDKSALRNIEQAIRDSDLGVNPSNDGNIIRVNFPQLTEERRRDYIKVARNKGEDAKISIRAIRRKAKDTLDKLVKDKESGEDEVRRAEKELDDTTAGYVAQIDELLKHKEAELLEV; this is translated from the coding sequence GTGATCGAAGAGATCCTCCTCGAGGCCGAGGAGAAGATGGAGAAGACCGTCACGGTCGCGAAGGACGACTTCGCCGCCATCCGCACCGGCCGGGCGCACCCGGCGATGTTCGCCAAGATCGTCGCGGACTACTACGGCGCCCCGACGCCGATCAACCAGCTCGCCTCCTTCGCCGTTCCGGAGCCCCGGATGGCGGTGGTGACCCCGTTCGACAAGAGCGCTCTGCGCAACATCGAGCAGGCGATCCGCGACTCCGACCTGGGCGTCAACCCGTCCAACGACGGCAACATCATCCGGGTGAACTTCCCGCAGCTCACCGAGGAGCGCCGCCGGGACTACATCAAGGTCGCCCGCAACAAGGGTGAGGACGCCAAGATCTCCATCCGGGCGATCCGCCGCAAGGCCAAGGACACCCTGGACAAGCTGGTCAAGGACAAGGAGTCCGGCGAGGACGAGGTCCGCCGCGCGGAGAAGGAGCTCGACGACACCACCGCGGGCTACGTGGCGCAGATCGACGAGCTGCTGAAGCACAAGGAAGCCGAGCTCCTCGAAGTCTGA
- a CDS encoding phosphatidate cytidylyltransferase, with protein MNDAPQAPGERGATPQAPVTPRPPQVDRGSLPPAQESPVAQPEPQQPRKQRGGRNLPAAIGVGLGLGAVIIVSLFVVKVLFLIVVVAAASVGSWELTSRLAERKDVNVALLPLLLGGVGMLTAGYWIGPQGAAAALALTALALMIWRMSAPPENYLRDITAGVFTAFYVPFLATFVALLLSAHDGPQRIVLFLVVTICSDTGAYAVGYKFGRNKLAPTISPGKTREGLAGGIGLSMLAGALLMQWIIDDGHWWQGLILGGCAAVIATLGDLAESMIKRDLGIKDMGTLLPGHGGIMDRLDSLLPTAPVVWLLLTAFVGS; from the coding sequence ATGAACGACGCTCCCCAAGCCCCTGGCGAAAGGGGCGCAACCCCGCAGGCCCCCGTGACACCGCGCCCGCCGCAGGTGGACCGGGGGTCCCTACCCCCAGCGCAGGAGAGTCCGGTGGCCCAGCCCGAGCCGCAGCAGCCTCGCAAGCAGCGTGGCGGCCGCAACCTCCCCGCCGCGATAGGGGTGGGGCTGGGACTGGGAGCGGTGATCATCGTCTCGCTGTTCGTGGTCAAGGTGCTCTTCCTGATCGTGGTGGTGGCGGCGGCGTCGGTCGGCAGCTGGGAGCTGACCAGCCGGCTGGCCGAGCGCAAGGACGTCAACGTCGCCCTGCTGCCGCTGCTGCTCGGCGGGGTGGGCATGCTGACCGCCGGGTACTGGATCGGCCCGCAGGGCGCGGCGGCGGCGCTCGCACTGACCGCGTTGGCACTGATGATCTGGCGGATGAGCGCGCCGCCGGAGAACTACCTGCGCGACATAACCGCGGGTGTCTTCACCGCCTTCTACGTGCCCTTTCTGGCCACCTTCGTGGCCCTGCTCCTCTCCGCCCACGACGGTCCGCAGCGGATCGTGCTCTTCCTGGTGGTCACCATCTGCAGTGACACCGGGGCGTACGCGGTCGGCTACAAGTTCGGCCGCAACAAGCTGGCGCCGACCATCAGCCCCGGCAAGACCCGCGAGGGCCTGGCCGGCGGGATCGGCCTGTCGATGCTGGCCGGTGCGCTGCTGATGCAGTGGATCATCGATGACGGCCACTGGTGGCAGGGCCTGATCCTGGGCGGCTGCGCGGCGGTCATCGCGACCCTCGGCGACCTGGCCGAGTCGATGATCAAGCGTGATCTCGGCATCAAGGACATGGGCACCCTGCTGCCGGGCCACGGCGGCATCATGGACCGGCTCGACTCGCTGCTGCCGACCGCCCCGGTGGTCTGGCTGCTGCTGACCGCCTTCGTCGGCAGCTGA
- the rlmN gene encoding 23S rRNA (adenine(2503)-C(2))-methyltransferase RlmN → MPAPGELTFVAPRGAKPPRHLADLSPAERKEAVAELGEQPFRAKQLANHYFARLSNDPAAWSDIPAAGREKLVTALLPELMSVVRHVSCDDDTTRKTLWKLFDGTLVESVLMRYPDRVTMCISSQAGCGMNCPFCATGQAGLTRNLSTAEIVEQIAAGMRALKAGEIPGGEARLSNVVFMGMGEPLANYNRVLAAIRRLTDPAPDGFGLSQRGITVSTVGLVPAMNRLADEGLSCRLALSLHAPDDELRDELVPVNTRWKVAEVLDAAWNYAEKSGRRISIEYALIKDINDQAWRADLLGRLIRSHRVHVNLIPLNPTPGSKWTASRPEDEREFVRRLEAHGVPTTVRDTRGQEIDGACGQLAAAG, encoded by the coding sequence ATGCCTGCACCCGGAGAACTGACCTTTGTCGCGCCGCGTGGCGCCAAGCCCCCGCGACACCTCGCCGACCTCAGCCCCGCCGAGCGCAAGGAGGCCGTCGCCGAGCTGGGCGAGCAGCCCTTCCGCGCCAAGCAGCTGGCGAACCACTACTTCGCCCGGCTCAGCAACGACCCGGCCGCCTGGAGCGACATTCCGGCCGCCGGGCGCGAGAAGCTGGTCACGGCGCTGCTGCCCGAGCTGATGTCGGTGGTCCGGCACGTCTCGTGCGACGACGACACCACCCGCAAGACGCTCTGGAAGCTCTTCGACGGCACCCTGGTCGAGTCGGTGCTGATGCGCTACCCGGACCGGGTGACGATGTGCATCAGCTCCCAGGCCGGCTGCGGCATGAACTGCCCGTTCTGCGCCACCGGCCAGGCGGGCCTGACCCGCAACCTGTCCACCGCCGAGATCGTCGAGCAGATCGCGGCCGGGATGCGCGCCCTCAAGGCGGGCGAGATCCCCGGTGGCGAGGCGCGGCTGAGCAACGTGGTCTTCATGGGCATGGGCGAGCCGCTGGCCAACTACAACCGGGTGCTGGCCGCGATCCGCCGGCTGACCGACCCGGCCCCGGACGGCTTCGGCCTCTCCCAGCGCGGCATCACGGTCTCCACCGTGGGCCTGGTCCCGGCGATGAACCGGCTGGCCGACGAGGGCCTGAGCTGCCGCCTGGCGCTCTCGCTGCACGCCCCGGACGACGAGCTGCGCGACGAGCTGGTTCCGGTGAACACCCGCTGGAAGGTCGCCGAGGTGCTGGACGCCGCGTGGAACTACGCGGAGAAGTCCGGCCGGCGGATCTCCATCGAGTACGCCCTGATCAAGGACATCAACGACCAGGCCTGGCGGGCCGACCTGCTCGGCCGGCTGATCAGGAGCCACCGGGTGCACGTCAACCTGATCCCGCTGAACCCGACTCCGGGCTCCAAGTGGACCGCCTCGCGGCCCGAGGACGAGCGCGAGTTCGTCCGCCGGCTGGAGGCGCACGGGGTGCCCACCACCGTCCGCGACACCCGCGGTCAGGAGATCGACGGCGCCTGCGGCCAGCTCGCGGCCGCCGGCTGA
- a CDS encoding ABC transporter ATP-binding protein, translating to MSAAPPDNDVLWARGIVKSHQGTPAVRDVSIAVREGEVLAITGARGSGKSTLIGCLSALLPVDSGEVWFNSSPVHTLSRAGREKLRRDRFGFVGSQPHLVPELTARENVALPLLLAGSGHKAAYSAADDWLERLDVTDCAKRRPAELIQNQRQRIAVARALAPLPRVVFADDPTAPLHREAQDQVLRILTSAARSHQLTLVLATHDPELARYADRTVALVDGRTPAPAAPVRRAAVPAGH from the coding sequence ATGTCAGCGGCCCCGCCCGACAACGACGTGCTGTGGGCCCGGGGGATCGTCAAGTCCCACCAGGGGACCCCGGCGGTGCGGGACGTCTCGATCGCCGTCCGGGAGGGCGAGGTGCTCGCCATCACCGGCGCCCGCGGCTCGGGCAAGTCCACCCTGATCGGCTGCCTCTCCGCGCTGCTGCCGGTGGACTCCGGCGAGGTCTGGTTCAACAGCTCGCCGGTGCACACCCTGAGCCGGGCCGGACGGGAGAAGCTGCGCCGCGACCGGTTCGGCTTCGTCGGCTCGCAGCCCCACCTGGTACCGGAACTGACGGCCCGGGAGAACGTCGCCCTGCCCCTGCTGCTGGCCGGCTCCGGCCACAAGGCCGCCTACAGCGCCGCCGACGACTGGCTGGAGCGGCTCGACGTCACCGACTGCGCCAAGCGCCGCCCCGCCGAGCTGATCCAGAACCAGCGCCAGCGGATCGCGGTGGCCCGCGCCCTGGCCCCGCTGCCCCGGGTGGTCTTCGCCGACGACCCGACCGCGCCACTGCACCGCGAGGCCCAGGACCAGGTGCTGCGGATACTGACCAGCGCCGCCCGCTCCCACCAGCTCACCCTGGTGCTGGCCACGCACGACCCGGAGCTGGCCAGGTACGCGGACCGGACCGTGGCGCTGGTGGACGGCCGCACCCCGGCCCCCGCCGCTCCGGTGCGCCGCGCGGCGGTTCCGGCCGGCCACTGA
- a CDS encoding aspartate aminotransferase family protein — MSADPAPKDLSKTAYDHLWMHFTRMSSYENSPVPTIVKGEGTYIWDANGKKYLDGLAGLFVVQAGHGREELAEAAAKQAKELAFFPVWSYAHPKAVELAERLANYAPGDLNKVFFSTGGGEAVETAWKLAKQYFKLTGKPTKYKVISRAVAYHGTPQGALSITGLPGLKAPFEPLVPGTHKAPNTNIYRAPAFLAGPDGTVDPEAYGRWCADEIEVAILNEGAETVAAVFVEPVQNAGGCFPPPPGYFQRLREICDRHDVLLVSDEVICAFGRLGTMFGADKFGYQPDMITCAKGMTSGYSPIGATIISDRLAEPFYKGDNTFLHGYTFGGHPVSSAVALANLDIFEREGLNQHVLDNESKFLGTLNKLRDLPIVGDVRGNGYFYGIELVKDKVTKESFNDEEVERVLYGFLSKALFDNGLYCRADDRGDPVIQLAPPLISDQSTFDEIEQILRVSLTDAWNKI; from the coding sequence ATGAGCGCCGACCCGGCACCGAAGGACCTTTCGAAGACCGCCTACGACCACCTGTGGATGCACTTCACCCGCATGTCGTCGTACGAGAACTCGCCCGTGCCGACCATCGTCAAGGGCGAGGGCACCTACATCTGGGACGCCAACGGCAAGAAGTACCTCGACGGCCTCGCGGGCCTGTTCGTGGTGCAGGCCGGCCACGGCCGCGAGGAGCTGGCCGAGGCCGCCGCCAAGCAGGCCAAGGAGCTGGCCTTCTTCCCCGTGTGGAGCTACGCCCACCCGAAGGCCGTCGAGCTGGCCGAGCGGCTGGCCAACTACGCGCCGGGCGACCTGAACAAGGTCTTCTTCTCCACCGGTGGCGGCGAGGCCGTCGAGACCGCCTGGAAGCTCGCCAAGCAGTACTTCAAGCTGACCGGCAAGCCGACCAAGTACAAGGTCATCTCCCGTGCGGTCGCCTACCACGGCACCCCGCAGGGCGCCCTGTCGATCACCGGCCTGCCGGGCCTCAAGGCCCCGTTCGAGCCGCTGGTGCCGGGCACCCACAAGGCGCCGAACACCAACATCTACCGCGCCCCCGCCTTCCTGGCCGGCCCCGACGGCACCGTCGACCCGGAGGCCTACGGCCGCTGGTGCGCCGACGAGATCGAGGTCGCGATCCTCAACGAGGGCGCCGAGACCGTCGCCGCCGTCTTCGTCGAGCCGGTGCAGAACGCCGGCGGCTGCTTCCCGCCGCCGCCCGGGTACTTCCAGCGGCTGCGCGAGATCTGCGACCGGCACGACGTGCTGCTCGTCTCGGACGAGGTCATCTGCGCCTTCGGCCGCCTGGGCACCATGTTCGGCGCCGACAAGTTCGGCTACCAGCCCGACATGATCACCTGCGCCAAGGGCATGACCTCGGGCTACTCCCCGATCGGCGCCACGATCATCTCGGACCGCCTGGCCGAGCCGTTCTACAAGGGTGACAACACCTTCCTGCACGGCTACACCTTCGGCGGCCACCCGGTCTCCTCGGCGGTCGCGCTGGCCAACCTCGACATCTTCGAGCGCGAGGGCCTCAACCAGCACGTGCTCGACAACGAGTCGAAGTTCCTCGGCACCCTGAACAAGCTGCGGGACCTGCCGATCGTCGGCGACGTGCGCGGCAACGGGTACTTCTACGGCATCGAGCTGGTGAAGGACAAGGTCACCAAGGAGTCGTTCAACGACGAAGAGGTGGAGCGCGTGCTCTACGGCTTCCTCTCGAAGGCGCTCTTCGACAACGGGCTGTACTGCCGTGCCGACGACCGTGGCGACCCGGTCATCCAGCTGGCCCCGCCGCTGATCTCCGACCAGTCGACCTTCGACGAGATCGAGCAGATCCTGCGGGTCAGCCTCACCGACGCGTGGAACAAGATCTGA
- a CDS encoding Lrp/AsnC family transcriptional regulator has translation MANRDRNSSVPLDSVSKAIIEQLQEDGRRAYATIGKAVGLSEAAVRQRVQKLLDQGVMQIVAVTDPLTVGFTRQAMVGITVEGDIEPIADALAAMDEVDYVVCTAGSFDLLAELVCEDDEHLLEMINKRIRALPGVRRTESFVYLKLRKQTYTWGTR, from the coding sequence GTGGCCAACCGCGACCGGAACAGCAGCGTTCCCCTCGACTCCGTCTCCAAGGCGATCATCGAGCAGCTGCAGGAGGACGGCCGCCGTGCGTACGCGACCATCGGCAAGGCCGTCGGCCTCTCCGAGGCCGCCGTCCGGCAGCGGGTCCAGAAGCTGCTCGACCAGGGCGTGATGCAGATCGTCGCCGTCACCGACCCGCTGACCGTCGGATTCACCCGACAGGCGATGGTCGGGATCACCGTCGAAGGTGACATCGAGCCGATCGCCGACGCGCTGGCCGCCATGGACGAGGTCGACTACGTGGTCTGCACCGCGGGCTCGTTCGACCTGCTGGCCGAGCTGGTGTGCGAGGACGACGAGCACCTGCTCGAAATGATCAACAAGCGAATCCGTGCGCTTCCCGGCGTGCGGAGGACCGAGAGCTTCGTTTACCTGAAGCTCCGGAAACAGACCTACACCTGGGGCACCCGATGA
- a CDS encoding gamma-aminobutyraldehyde dehydrogenase, producing the protein MSDLRTLRNYINGQFVDAADGRTLQIVDPTNGQAYATSPLSGAADVDAAMASAAAAFETWRDATPSTRQKLLLKIADAVEARADELVDAECRNTGKPRGLTKSEEIGPMADQIRFFAGAARLLEGKAAGEYMDGMTSIVRREPVGVCAQVAPWNYPMMMAVWKFAPAIAAGNTVVLKPSDTTPASTVLLAEIIGGILAELELPAGVFNVICGDRETGRLMVEHHTPAMASITGSVRAGIQVAGSAAKDVKRVHLELGGKAPVVVFEDADIAEAVEGISVAGFFNAGQDCTAATRVLVHESIHDAFVTALAKAAAETKTGGIDDEDVLYGPLNNANQLQQVAGFIERLPSHAKVETGGHQVGEVGYFYAPTVVSGLQQDDEIIQNEVFGPVITVQKFTDEDQAVGYANGVEFALASSVWTKDHARAMRMSRRLDFGCVWINTHIPLVAEMPHGGFKKSGYGKDLSAYGFEDYTRIKHVMTAL; encoded by the coding sequence GTGAGCGACCTTCGTACGCTGCGCAACTACATCAACGGCCAGTTCGTCGACGCGGCGGACGGCCGCACCCTGCAGATCGTCGACCCCACCAACGGCCAGGCGTACGCGACCTCCCCGCTGTCCGGCGCGGCCGACGTCGACGCCGCGATGGCCTCGGCCGCCGCGGCCTTCGAGACCTGGCGCGACGCCACCCCCTCCACCCGGCAGAAGCTGCTGCTGAAGATCGCCGACGCCGTCGAGGCGCGCGCGGACGAGCTGGTGGACGCCGAGTGTCGCAACACCGGCAAGCCGCGCGGGCTGACCAAGTCCGAGGAGATCGGCCCGATGGCCGACCAGATCCGCTTCTTCGCCGGCGCCGCCCGCCTGCTGGAGGGCAAGGCCGCGGGCGAGTACATGGACGGGATGACCTCGATCGTCCGCCGCGAGCCGGTCGGCGTCTGTGCCCAGGTCGCGCCGTGGAACTACCCGATGATGATGGCCGTCTGGAAGTTCGCGCCGGCGATCGCGGCCGGCAACACCGTGGTGCTCAAGCCCTCCGACACCACCCCGGCCTCCACCGTGCTGCTCGCCGAGATCATCGGCGGCATCCTGGCCGAGCTGGAGCTGCCGGCCGGCGTCTTCAACGTGATCTGCGGCGACCGCGAGACCGGGCGCCTGATGGTCGAGCACCACACCCCGGCGATGGCCTCGATCACCGGCTCGGTGCGCGCGGGCATCCAGGTGGCCGGCAGCGCCGCCAAGGACGTCAAGCGGGTCCACCTGGAGCTCGGTGGCAAGGCGCCGGTGGTGGTCTTCGAGGACGCCGACATCGCCGAGGCCGTCGAGGGCATCTCGGTGGCCGGCTTCTTCAACGCCGGCCAGGACTGCACCGCGGCCACCCGGGTGCTGGTGCACGAGTCCATCCACGACGCCTTCGTCACCGCGCTGGCCAAGGCCGCCGCCGAGACGAAGACCGGGGGGATCGACGACGAGGACGTGCTCTACGGCCCGCTGAACAACGCCAACCAGCTCCAGCAGGTGGCCGGCTTCATCGAGCGGCTGCCGTCGCACGCCAAGGTCGAGACCGGTGGCCACCAGGTCGGCGAGGTCGGCTACTTCTACGCCCCGACCGTCGTCTCGGGCCTGCAGCAGGACGACGAGATCATCCAGAACGAGGTCTTCGGCCCGGTCATCACCGTGCAGAAGTTCACCGACGAGGACCAGGCCGTCGGCTACGCCAACGGTGTGGAGTTCGCGCTGGCCTCCTCGGTGTGGACCAAGGACCACGCGCGCGCGATGCGGATGTCGCGCCGGCTGGACTTCGGCTGCGTCTGGATCAACACCCACATCCCGCTGGTCGCCGAGATGCCGCACGGTGGCTTCAAGAAGTCCGGGTACGGCAAGGACCTGTCGGCGTACGGGTTCGAGGACTACACCCGGATCAAGCACGTCATGACCGCGCTCTAG